One Hyphomicrobium sp. CS1GBMeth3 DNA window includes the following coding sequences:
- a CDS encoding HAMP domain-containing sensor histidine kinase, whose translation MTARDLFRRTQVRSAVAFTLIITVAVTALFAVMIARLTDGIKDGVRARVLNTRDALLAIDRRYGFDELVKVVVDEAESVRDADSIFALIDAKGDIVAGNIRTEQPFEGWRELERSRLPDIANGAPIRDRFLAIWSPVSTGTLLVGRSDREVSEARRILTRSLGWGLLFTVILGVGSGIYLARGAQRRIDDISSTLSAVTDGALHRRIPIRHPRHDLDEVSERINSMLTQLERLVQSANQSSTDIAHDLKRPMTRLRQQLEGASDVAGASPEMKQILEDAIGEVDSIVATFEALLNIGQLEAGDRRARFVDIDLKQVLNDAVEAYAPVIEDDGFKLVWAGARGTVPVIRGDQELLLQLFANLIENVLQHCPKGTTISIALSGSARSAAVCVADDGPGIPPAEHENVFRRFYRLERERSTPGHGLGLSLVRAIADLHGAVVTLSDNKPGLKVAISFPTRS comes from the coding sequence ATGACAGCGCGTGATCTGTTCAGGCGCACGCAGGTCCGCTCTGCCGTCGCGTTCACTTTGATCATAACTGTTGCCGTCACAGCGTTGTTCGCTGTGATGATCGCGCGCCTGACGGACGGCATTAAAGACGGCGTGCGCGCGCGCGTACTTAACACACGCGACGCGCTGCTGGCCATCGATCGTCGCTACGGCTTTGACGAGCTGGTCAAAGTCGTCGTTGATGAAGCAGAATCCGTGCGCGATGCCGACAGCATCTTCGCCTTGATCGACGCTAAGGGAGACATCGTCGCCGGTAACATCCGCACAGAGCAGCCGTTCGAGGGTTGGCGCGAGCTGGAACGCTCACGCTTGCCGGACATCGCAAATGGCGCTCCGATCCGCGATCGCTTCCTCGCTATTTGGTCCCCGGTTTCAACGGGTACGCTGCTGGTCGGCCGTTCGGATCGCGAAGTTTCCGAAGCGCGGCGTATCCTAACGCGCAGCCTCGGTTGGGGCTTGCTGTTCACGGTAATCCTGGGAGTCGGCTCCGGCATTTATCTGGCGCGGGGCGCGCAGAGAAGGATCGACGACATCTCGAGCACGCTCTCCGCAGTCACCGACGGAGCACTTCACCGTCGCATTCCGATAAGGCATCCGCGCCACGACCTCGACGAGGTCAGCGAGCGCATAAACTCCATGCTGACCCAGCTCGAGCGCCTCGTTCAAAGCGCCAATCAATCGTCGACCGACATCGCCCACGATCTGAAGCGCCCGATGACCCGCCTCCGCCAGCAGCTCGAAGGCGCAAGTGACGTCGCCGGCGCCAGCCCGGAGATGAAGCAAATCCTCGAGGACGCGATCGGAGAGGTGGACAGCATCGTCGCCACGTTCGAGGCGCTGCTCAACATCGGCCAGCTCGAGGCCGGAGACCGCCGCGCACGCTTTGTCGACATCGATCTCAAGCAGGTTTTGAACGATGCCGTGGAAGCCTATGCGCCTGTCATTGAGGACGACGGCTTCAAGCTCGTCTGGGCTGGAGCGCGCGGCACGGTTCCCGTGATCCGCGGCGATCAAGAGCTTCTACTGCAGCTATTCGCCAACCTGATCGAGAACGTGCTCCAGCATTGCCCCAAAGGAACGACGATCTCGATCGCGCTCTCGGGATCCGCACGCAGCGCGGCCGTATGCGTCGCAGACGACGGTCCTGGCATCCCGCCGGCCGAGCACGAAAACGTCTTCCGCCGCTTCTATCGCCTCGAACGCGAGCGTTCGACCCCCGGGCACGGCCTAGGCCTCAGCCTCGTGCGTGCAATCGCCGACCTGCACGGCGCCGTCGTAACGCTGTCCGATAACAAACCGGGCCTCAAGGTCGCAATTTCGTTTCCGACGCGTTCCTGA
- a CDS encoding AI-2E family transporter — MTIAADATSQARARNGDEEARNGEQEMKSAAETWQIVGDVAVTGLFALAVLAALYLMKEVVVPIILAWVVANILLPVVNAMERNGMPRVASVGVVTLALMIILLTIVMLLSLPLTYWLSRATELGAVLREKLRSMAGPFDFLNELSRSIGQITGSPGTGLHVEENTNIVSGIISILTPAVTQGVLFLGALIFYLIYQKKIKNRSVLVLPTRDARLTSLRIYADIEHNTTVYFGTFTIVNLGLGVVTTLLAWAVGLPNPMLWGVLAAVLNYIPYIGAALMIAILFLVGLFTFSATSEALVAPLVYIGISTVEGHFITPALMGRRMTMNPFAVFLAIGFWTWMWGPIGAFVAVPILMTTIVTFRHLFPRDTPELPD; from the coding sequence ATGACCATAGCCGCAGACGCGACGTCCCAAGCCAGAGCGCGCAACGGCGACGAGGAGGCGCGCAACGGCGAGCAGGAAATGAAGTCTGCCGCCGAGACCTGGCAGATCGTCGGAGATGTCGCTGTAACAGGCTTGTTTGCGTTGGCGGTGCTAGCCGCGCTCTACCTCATGAAGGAGGTTGTGGTGCCGATCATCCTGGCGTGGGTGGTTGCCAACATCCTGCTTCCCGTCGTGAACGCGATGGAACGAAACGGAATGCCGCGCGTGGCCTCAGTCGGCGTCGTAACCCTCGCCCTGATGATCATTCTGTTGACGATCGTCATGCTTCTCTCGCTACCACTGACCTATTGGCTTAGCCGGGCCACGGAGCTCGGCGCGGTCCTGCGCGAGAAACTTCGATCGATGGCAGGTCCGTTCGATTTTTTGAACGAGCTGTCACGCTCAATCGGCCAGATCACGGGCTCTCCGGGCACCGGCCTCCACGTCGAGGAGAACACCAACATCGTGAGCGGCATCATCAGCATTTTGACGCCCGCCGTCACACAAGGCGTCCTGTTTCTCGGCGCCTTAATCTTCTATTTGATTTACCAAAAGAAGATCAAAAATCGGTCCGTGCTTGTGCTTCCGACGCGCGACGCGCGACTTACCTCGCTCCGCATCTACGCCGATATCGAACACAACACGACCGTCTATTTCGGCACCTTCACCATCGTCAACCTGGGCCTTGGTGTCGTGACGACCTTGCTCGCCTGGGCCGTAGGTCTGCCCAATCCCATGCTGTGGGGCGTACTCGCCGCCGTTCTGAATTACATCCCCTACATCGGCGCCGCGCTGATGATTGCCATCCTATTCCTGGTCGGACTCTTCACCTTCTCCGCAACGTCCGAGGCCCTCGTCGCCCCGCTGGTCTACATTGGCATCAGCACCGTCGAAGGCCACTTCATCACCCCCGCGCTGATGGGGCGGCGCATGACTATGAACCCCTTTGCGGTATTCCTGGCCATCGGCTTCTGGACCTGGATGTGGGGGCCGATCGGCGCGTTCGTCGCCGTCCCGATCCTGATGACGACCATCGTCACCTTCCGCCATCTGTTTCCACGGGATACGCCCGAGCTGCCAGACTGA
- a CDS encoding DUF4186 domain-containing protein, with product MADIDDILVRLSQSPFRRRFVLSGADRAYLARKGLDAVLDHARSFIEGRLAPANPVHDGKQTPFRGHPVFVAQHATATCCRGCLAKWHDIPRGQPLDGAAQAYILAVIEKWLRQQGGEDTGPAEPRLL from the coding sequence ATGGCAGACATCGACGACATCCTGGTGCGCCTGTCGCAATCCCCTTTCCGACGGCGCTTTGTGCTGTCTGGCGCGGACCGCGCCTACCTCGCGCGCAAGGGGCTCGATGCCGTGCTCGATCACGCACGTAGCTTCATCGAGGGGCGGCTTGCACCGGCCAATCCCGTACACGATGGGAAGCAGACGCCGTTCCGCGGCCATCCGGTCTTTGTCGCCCAGCACGCCACCGCAACCTGCTGCCGCGGATGCCTCGCCAAATGGCACGACATCCCGCGCGGGCAACCGCTCGATGGCGCAGCGCAAGCCTACATCCTGGCCGTCATCGAGAAATGGCTAAGGCAGCAAGGAGGAGAGGACACCGGTCCGGCCGAGCCTCGTCTGCTTTGA
- a CDS encoding DUF883 family protein encodes MAQTTSSTNTRNAADDLADKAANLAERTGEQIERTVQNFADQGRQATEHVQVVAENFKTAVDKSVKDQPLTTLAIAAGIGFVIGALWKS; translated from the coding sequence ATGGCACAGACCACATCGAGCACTAACACGCGCAATGCGGCCGATGACCTGGCCGACAAGGCAGCGAACCTGGCAGAGCGAACCGGTGAGCAGATCGAGCGCACCGTTCAGAATTTCGCCGACCAGGGACGCCAAGCCACCGAGCACGTCCAGGTCGTGGCCGAGAATTTCAAAACCGCCGTCGACAAGTCGGTGAAGGATCAGCCATTGACCACGCTCGCCATAGCGGCCGGCATTGGCTTCGTCATCGGAGCATTGTGGAAATCATAG
- a CDS encoding response regulator transcription factor — MRLLLVEDDKDTARYISKGLVQAGHTIDVVHDGKDGLALAIRETYDLIILDRMLPGLDGLSLARMIRTAGSRVSILFLTSLGGVNDRVQGLDVGGDDYLVKPFAFAELLARVNALGRRPPMRSDSDILRAGDLELDVASRKVTRGQERIELQPKEFVLLETLMRNKGRVVTRTMLLERVWGFHFDPRTSVVETHISRLRAKIDKPFDKQLLHTVRGSGYSINDSA, encoded by the coding sequence ATGCGGCTGCTTCTGGTCGAGGACGATAAAGACACCGCACGCTACATTTCGAAAGGCCTCGTGCAGGCCGGCCATACGATCGACGTCGTGCACGATGGCAAGGACGGACTGGCGCTGGCCATCCGCGAAACCTACGACCTCATCATTCTCGACCGTATGCTGCCGGGCCTCGACGGCCTGTCGCTCGCCCGCATGATCAGGACCGCTGGTAGCCGGGTATCGATCTTGTTCCTCACATCCCTCGGAGGCGTGAACGATCGCGTCCAGGGCCTGGACGTCGGCGGCGACGACTACCTCGTAAAGCCGTTTGCCTTCGCAGAACTCTTGGCGCGCGTCAACGCCCTTGGCCGACGCCCGCCGATGCGCTCGGATAGCGATATCCTGCGTGCTGGCGATCTCGAGCTCGATGTGGCGAGCCGCAAGGTCACGCGCGGACAGGAGCGCATCGAGCTCCAGCCCAAGGAGTTCGTACTTCTCGAAACGCTGATGCGCAATAAGGGCCGTGTGGTCACCCGCACCATGCTGCTCGAACGCGTCTGGGGCTTCCACTTCGACCCACGCACGAGTGTCGTCGAAACACATATCTCGCGCTTGCGCGCCAAGATTGACAAGCCATTCGACAAACAGCTCCTTCATACCGTCCGTGGCAGTGGCTATTCCATCAATGACAGCGCGTGA
- a CDS encoding flagellar motor switch protein FliM, with protein sequence MREQYADIRDSGGQPGTDKLLEPPKLEVERLHVLKGVLERLVTTLAERFRDYCNVPSSFFVNQIESGNSWDVLESYEDSIAGIFYCRQWDSKIVVGIDRRFVFSLIDAAFGGDGSMPPFESDRPFTSLEARLARSVFNIVIDELEELLNPITPVNLELEKLETKLDFQILGQTDIPVIAVQILFQILDNGGRMFMIIPQAALHPIRKLLERTRALDGTSVDPEWQKKMQDGLASSHMLLEGVLDGPDMTLDQIASLEAGQILRLNVDTKSLIPLECQDERIFLCRLAQAKGQFALVVEQPVDREKELVADLISGSQTR encoded by the coding sequence ATGCGGGAGCAGTATGCGGACATCCGCGACTCCGGTGGTCAGCCCGGAACCGATAAGCTTCTCGAGCCGCCAAAGCTTGAGGTCGAGCGCCTGCACGTCCTGAAAGGGGTGCTTGAGCGCCTGGTCACGACACTCGCCGAGCGGTTCCGTGACTATTGCAACGTCCCCTCGTCGTTCTTCGTCAATCAGATAGAGAGTGGCAATTCGTGGGACGTCCTCGAATCCTACGAGGACAGCATCGCCGGCATCTTTTACTGCCGCCAGTGGGACTCGAAAATCGTCGTCGGCATCGACCGCCGCTTCGTCTTCTCTTTGATCGACGCTGCTTTCGGCGGCGACGGCAGCATGCCGCCGTTCGAATCCGATCGCCCCTTCACTTCTCTTGAAGCCCGCCTCGCCCGCAGCGTCTTCAACATCGTCATCGACGAGCTCGAGGAGCTGCTCAATCCCATCACGCCCGTGAACCTCGAACTGGAGAAGCTGGAAACCAAACTGGACTTCCAGATCCTCGGGCAGACCGACATTCCCGTCATCGCCGTTCAGATCCTGTTCCAGATCCTCGACAACGGCGGCCGCATGTTCATGATCATTCCACAAGCGGCCCTACATCCGATCCGCAAGCTGCTTGAGCGCACGCGTGCCCTGGACGGAACCTCCGTCGATCCCGAGTGGCAGAAGAAGATGCAGGACGGCCTGGCGTCGTCGCACATGCTGCTCGAAGGCGTGCTCGATGGCCCGGACATGACACTCGACCAGATTGCGAGCCTCGAGGCGGGCCAGATCCTGCGCCTCAACGTCGATACCAAGAGCCTGATCCCGCTCGAGTGTCAGGACGAGCGCATTTTCCTGTGCCGCCTGGCGCAGGCCAAAGGTCAGTTCGCGCTCGTCGTCGAGCAGCCGGTCGACCGCGAGAAGGAGCTGGTCGCCGATCTCATCTCGGGTTCCCAAACGCGCTGA
- a CDS encoding FliG C-terminal domain-containing protein has protein sequence MTQAQAERRSTRSEDASEPMELTGPKKVAALLLSMDKKVASRILKHFDEDDIKLIAQTATDLGAVSKQTLDALIEEFAQHLRTGGDLIATAHEVEALLSGVVPPEQIAEIMTQVRSKSLQSIWIKLGEVPELSTAQYLAKEHPQVSALVLSRTPPAYAAAALKMLPGPLRNEIMRRMLALKIVLEKPIQILEGAVKEELLYKSAKNTGPTIHARLADIINKMERKQMDEILTDLDQHRPKEAELVRSLLFTFDDIARLSQPALVTLFDSVPADRTIAALFGAEPRMIDLILEATPGRARRMIEQELATGKKPSPKEIQKARRAIADAAMEMIEKGIIEVGNPEEDEE, from the coding sequence ATGACCCAGGCGCAGGCCGAGAGACGATCGACCAGAAGCGAGGACGCTTCGGAGCCGATGGAGCTGACCGGCCCGAAGAAAGTGGCTGCGCTGCTCTTGTCCATGGACAAGAAAGTCGCGTCCCGCATCCTGAAGCACTTCGACGAAGATGACATCAAGCTCATCGCCCAGACGGCGACGGATCTCGGCGCCGTCTCGAAGCAGACGCTCGACGCCCTGATCGAGGAGTTTGCCCAGCACCTGCGCACGGGCGGCGACCTGATAGCAACCGCGCACGAGGTCGAAGCCCTGCTGTCCGGCGTCGTGCCGCCCGAGCAGATCGCCGAGATCATGACGCAGGTGCGCTCGAAATCCCTGCAGTCGATCTGGATCAAGCTCGGCGAGGTTCCGGAGCTGTCGACCGCCCAGTATCTCGCCAAAGAGCACCCGCAGGTTTCCGCGCTCGTCCTGTCGCGCACGCCCCCTGCTTATGCCGCCGCGGCGCTCAAAATGCTGCCCGGCCCACTGCGCAACGAGATCATGCGCCGCATGCTGGCGCTCAAGATCGTGCTCGAAAAGCCGATCCAGATCCTGGAAGGCGCGGTCAAGGAAGAGCTCCTCTACAAGAGCGCCAAGAACACCGGCCCCACGATTCACGCCCGGCTTGCAGATATCATCAACAAGATGGAGCGCAAGCAGATGGACGAGATCCTGACCGATCTCGACCAGCATCGCCCGAAGGAAGCAGAGCTTGTCCGCAGCCTCCTGTTCACCTTCGACGATATCGCGCGCCTGTCGCAGCCGGCACTCGTCACGCTGTTCGACAGCGTCCCCGCCGACCGCACGATTGCCGCGTTGTTCGGCGCCGAGCCGAGGATGATTGACCTGATCCTCGAAGCGACGCCCGGCCGCGCCCGCCGCATGATCGAGCAGGAGCTGGCGACGGGCAAGAAGCCGTCTCCGAAAGAGATCCAGAAGGCCCGTCGCGCGATCGCCGACGCGGCCATGGAGATGATCGAGAAGGGCATCATCGAGGTCGGCAATCCCGAGGAGGATGAGGAGTGA
- a CDS encoding L,D-transpeptidase, which yields MTIERSRFGNAHRAAARRFTVLAAFAMLLSTLSAQKASAQDFFSFLWDGGSRSVVPFSSNYAPRQVIVSFGDRKLYWIHRKGEAISYPIAVPREESRWSGATTVTSKRVNPSWTPTPTMLRENPRLPSWVPGGHPMNPLGVRALYLGSSLYRIHGTDAPWTIGTAASKGCIRMYNEDVLDLYPRVPVGTKVTVTWQRFR from the coding sequence ATGACGATCGAGCGTTCGAGGTTCGGCAACGCCCACCGAGCTGCGGCTCGCCGCTTCACCGTGCTGGCTGCATTCGCGATGTTGCTGTCCACTCTCTCCGCGCAGAAAGCATCCGCACAGGACTTCTTCTCGTTCCTTTGGGACGGCGGTTCACGATCCGTTGTGCCCTTCAGCTCGAACTATGCGCCGCGCCAGGTCATTGTCTCGTTCGGCGACAGAAAACTGTACTGGATCCACCGCAAGGGCGAAGCGATCAGCTATCCGATCGCTGTTCCGCGCGAGGAGAGCCGCTGGTCCGGCGCAACCACGGTCACGAGCAAACGCGTCAACCCATCTTGGACACCGACCCCGACCATGCTGCGCGAGAACCCGCGTCTTCCGAGCTGGGTACCGGGCGGCCATCCGATGAACCCGCTCGGCGTACGCGCGCTCTACCTCGGCTCGAGCCTCTATCGCATCCACGGCACCGATGCCCCCTGGACCATCGGCACTGCCGCCTCCAAGGGCTGCATCCGCATGTACAACGAGGACGTGCTGGATCTCTATCCGCGTGTGCCCGTGGGCACCAAAGTCACGGTCACCTGGCAGCGCTTCCGCTGA